In Sus scrofa isolate TJ Tabasco breed Duroc chromosome 12, Sscrofa11.1, whole genome shotgun sequence, the DNA window CCAGCTGAGAGCTACACTGGAGGTCACCCAGAAGCAGGCCACCAAGGCTGAGAGCCAACTACGGGAGCTGCAGCAGCGAAGCATCCAGGTCCAGGTACAAGGCCTGTCTGCTCCACCCCATCCTGTCCTCCAGCTCCGTCCTTCAGGCAGCTGCCAGCTGGTCCCTGAGTGTGAGCTACCTTGAAaatgcttcctggagttcccatcgtggctcagaggtttaataacccaacatagtctccatgaagacgcgggttcaatccctggcctcactcagtgtgctaaggatccggcattgccatagttgtggtgcaggctggcagctgtagctcctattcaaccccaagcccaggagctatcatatgccacaggtgcacccttaaaaagaaggaaaaagaagagttcccgttgtggctcaatgctaatgaacctgactaatagccAAGAGTAatcgagttctatccctggcctcgctcagtgggttaaagatctggcgttgccatgagctgtggtgtaggttgcagatgcggctcagatctggctttgctgtggctgtggcgtaggccggcaggtacagctccgattctacccctagcctgggaacttccatatgctgcgagtacagccctaaaaagaaaaaaagaagaagaaatgcctCCTGGCAGCAAGAAATGAAAGGCTGAAGGTGGGCGGGGAGATATTTCAGGGACCTCAGCCCCCTACACCCCTGCTCTGCAGCTCAGTGGGCAGCGCAGGCCTGGCTACCCTCTACTCCTCCTGTGCCCATCCAGAGCTCAGCCTGCACCCTGGCATCCATGGTCTCTGGCAAGTTCAGCCGTCTGCTGCAGGCCCTGGAGATGCAGCGGGCCATGGCTCTGAAGGACATCGAGGCAGCCAAGACTCAGGCGCTGGAACAGGCCCGGGACGAGGAACAGCGACTGCAGGGCCACCTGGAGGCCTTGACTCACTGTGATCACAGGATTCACGACCTCCTGGAGCAGTCAGATGACTGCACCTTCCTCCAGGTACCAGGCCTCGGGGTGGCAGGGTGGGAGGCCGGTGAGCCTGCCTCTCCTGCCTGGGCTTACTACAGCCGTCCCCGGGGCGCAGGAATCACAGCTCCTGGCGCCCCCAGGGCCTCTGGGGCCACTGACTCTCCCGCAGTGGAACGAAGATCAGTTTGGAGACCTGAAAGAGTCACTGAGCCAGCTGTGTGGCCTCCTCCTAGAAGCGGGGAGCCCCCCCGTAGTGCCAGCCGAGGCTGCTGCCTTTGACTCCATGGGTGAGGTGACCCCCAATGGCTCCCGACCCCCGGGTGCCCAACTGTCCCTCCCACTGGGGTTGGAGGATGGGTCAGGGCCAGCCCCCCACGAGCTCCCCTCCAAAACACTGATCTAAAACGCGGTTTTGCCCCCTAGAGGCCCCAGGTCCCCTGGCACCAGTCCTGAGCCCGCTTTGTCCACTGCGAAGGAAGCTCTGGCAGAGTAAGAAGGCCCTGCACACACACATGGGTGCCTGTGTGAGCCTGTGGGTGTGAGTGCCTCGTGCACGCACATGGGTGGGTCAGGGGGAGTCTGTGCATGTGGCATGTGCCATGAATGTTCCATTCAGGAGGTGTGTCTCTTGCCCTTCCCTGGGTCTGGCCCCGCCCCCTGTTCCCCTGTGGCACGTGGAGCCACTTTGGCGTTTACGGAGACCCTGGACCCAGGAACCTGGGCTCAGTCCCGACTCTTCCACCTACtaccacctttcttttttttttttttttttttttttttgctatttcttgggccgctcccgcggcatatggaggttcccaggctaggggtcgaatcggagccgtggccaccggcctacaccagagccacagcaacgcaggatctgagccgcgtctgcgacctacaccacagctcacggcaacgccggatcgttaacccactgagcaagggcagggaccgaacccgcaacctcatggttcctagtcggattcgttaaccactgcgccacgacgggaactccaggtcaccTTTCTGaccctcggttttctcatctgtgggaTGAGATCGATGGAAGGTTCCAGGTCAGAGGTTGCCCCCAGGATGGGAGGGCAGGGGCATGTTCACTCAGCTGGCTTCAGTTGCTGTTCTCCCATCTGGGGACAGGCTGGGGGCCGTGCCCTGGCAGCCTTGCCTGCTCACCTTCCATCCCTCTCTGCCCAACAGATTATCGCAACCTGACCTTTGACCCTATCAGTGCCAACCGCCACCTCTACCTGTCTCAGCAGGACCAGCAGGTAAAGCACTGTCGCAAGCCCCAGGGCCCAGACGGGCCAGACAGCTTCGAGCTCTGGCAGGTGCAGTGTGCCCAGAGCTTCCAGGCCGGCCGGCACTACTGGGAGGTGCGTGCATCCAGCCACTCGGTGACCCTGGGTGTCGCCTACCCGGAACTGAAAAGGCGCAAGCTGGGTCCCCACACAGACAACATCGGCCGCGGGCCCACCTCCTGGGGGCTCTGCATTCAGGAGGACCGCACCCAGGCCTGGCACAACGGGGTGGCCCAGCGCCTCCCAGGGGTGTCAGGACGGCTCCTGGGCATGGATTTGGACCTGGCCTCTGGCTGCCTCAGCTTCTACAGCCTGGAGCCCAAGACCCAACTCCTGCATACCTTCCACGCCATCTTCACCCGGCCCCTCTACCCCATTTTCTGGCTCCTCGAGGGTAGGACCCTGACTCTGTGCCATCGGCCTGAAGCCAAGCCCCCTCCAGGGCTCCAGGTAGAGGCCGCAGGGCTCAGCTGAGGAAAGCCTGGGATGGAGCCCGGGGTTGGGACCAGGCGCCACCATGCCTGTGTGCCCAAGaaccaccccagcccctggcctgggaacctgagGCCACAGCTCAAATGGGACCAGTTCTTGGCTGGGAGACTGGCTAAGGACCAGGCCGGGCCACTTGGAGAGAGAGCCGGCAGGGTGGAGTGGGGGAGTCTCCAAACTGGAGGTCCCTTTGCCACCTCTTTGAAGGGACAGGAGC includes these proteins:
- the TRIM65 gene encoding tripartite motif-containing protein 65, with product MAAQRLEDRLTCAICLGLYQVPVTLLCGHNFCRGCIQDWWGRHEKACPECREPFPAGAEPRRNVALSGVVEELRARPAPGPGPGPDPGPGPDSDSGARCPRHGRPLELFCRTEGLCVCSACTVRECRLHERVLLDAERREREAQLRATLEVTQKQATKAESQLRELQQRSIQVQSSACTLASMVSGKFSRLLQALEMQRAMALKDIEAAKTQALEQARDEEQRLQGHLEALTHCDHRIHDLLEQSDDCTFLQESQLLAPPGPLGPLTLPQWNEDQFGDLKESLSQLCGLLLEAGSPPVVPAEAAAFDSMEAPGPLAPVLSPLCPLRRKLWQNYRNLTFDPISANRHLYLSQQDQQVKHCRKPQGPDGPDSFELWQVQCAQSFQAGRHYWEVRASSHSVTLGVAYPELKRRKLGPHTDNIGRGPTSWGLCIQEDRTQAWHNGVAQRLPGVSGRLLGMDLDLASGCLSFYSLEPKTQLLHTFHAIFTRPLYPIFWLLEGRTLTLCHRPEAKPPPGLQVEAAGLS